One Centropristis striata isolate RG_2023a ecotype Rhode Island chromosome 22, C.striata_1.0, whole genome shotgun sequence genomic window carries:
- the LOC131961066 gene encoding proline-rich protein 5-like isoform X1: protein MEWGYVVPFQLLESLHSKLRLGSGSSSSLTDLSQGRTSGGDKGGTTGGLPEECNRDKGTQQRRAGANATWNSIHNAVISVFQRKDLGENELYTLNEGVRQLLKTELGSFFTEYLQNQLLTKGMVILRDKIRFYEGQKLLDSLADTWDFFFCDVLSMLQAIFYPVQGKEPSVRQLALLHFRNIITLNLKLDEALSRPRARVPPSIIQMLLILQGVHESKGVTDDYLRLESLIQKVVSPYLGTHGLYSRDGSSNLHCSSCLLEKRLQRSWPSKPGSSPIAKNPVVRSKSYNVPMLTPVVEYDTDSSTGGGTGIRRHSVSEMTSCVEESSSLAESTTTATKNTSRSSTPSLANSSPVSTDSTALSDTVTGSQDQQPGDADSPAGPHRLQPQHPSPCILPEPSSGEDTHCTGSLVSDSPASSRVLAADTSSGPSPSSSLEIMMDHIPESLDSEPEHDGIFLDFSRLKPTSKEINTDAGTCANNAEP from the exons ATGGAGTGGGGATATGTGGTACCTTTTCAGTTACTGGA GAGTCTCCATAGCAAGCTGAGGTTGGGCAGCGGCTCGTCCTCCAGTCTGACCGACCTCTCACAGGGGAGAACCTCAGGAGGAGACAAAGGAGGAACAACTGGAGGACTGCCAGAGGAGTGCAACAGGGACAAAGGGACCCAGCAGAGGAGGGCCGGGGCCAACGCCACCTGGAACAG caTCCACAACGCAGTGATATCAGTTTTCCAGAGGAAGGATCTGGGGGAAAATGAACTCTACACTCTGAATGAAGGTGTCAG ACAGCTGCTGAAGACGGAGCTGGGCTCCTTCTTTACTGAGTACCTTCAAAACCAGCTGCTCACTAAAGGCATGGTGATACTGAGAGACAAGATCCGCTTTTATGAAG GTCAGAAGTTGCTGGACTCCCTGGCCGACACATGGGACTTCTTCTTCTGTGATGTTCTGTCCATGCTGCAGGCCATCTTCTACCCTGTAcag GGAAAGGAGCCATCAGTGCGTCAGTTGGCTCTCCTCCACTTCAGGAACATCATCACCCTCAACCTGAAACTGGACGAGGCTCTGTCTCGACCACGAGCCAGAGTTCCTCCTTCTATCATACAGATGCTGCTAATACTGCAG GGAGTCCATGAATCTAAAGGCGTAACAGACGACTACCTTCGTCTGGAGTCTCTCATCCAGAAGGTGGTCTCTCCCTACCTCGGGACTCATGGGTTATATTCCAGAGATGGATCTTCCAATTTGCACTGCTCCTCCTGCCTActag aaaaGCGTCTGCAGCGCTCCTGGCCCTCCAAACCAGGCAGCTCTCCCATCGCCAAGAACCCAGTGGTCCGCTCTAAGAGCTACAACGTTCCCATGCTGACCCCCGTGGTGGAGTATGACACAGACTCCTCCACAGGAGGTGGCACAGGTATCAGACGACACTCCGTCTCTGAGATGACTTCCTGTGTGGAAGAGAGCAGCTCTTTGGCTGAATCCACAACCACTGCCACAAAAAACACCAGCAGGTCCAGCACACCCAGCCTCGCCAACAGCTCTCCAGTTTCCACAGACTCTACTGCACTTTCAG ACACTGTGACCGGCAGCCAGGACCAGCAACCTGGAGATGCCGACAGTCCGGCAGGACCTCACCGTCTCCAGCCGCAGCATCCCTCCCCCTGCATCCTCCCCGAGCCGTCCTCAGGTGAGGACACGCACTGCACAGGCTCACTGGTGTCAGACTCCCCCGCATCCTCCAGAGTGCTGGCTGCAGACACCAGCTCTGGTCCCAGTCCTTCGTCCAGTCTGGAGATCATGATGGATCACATCCCGGAGTCTTTGGACTCTGAACCGGAACACGACGGCATCTTTCTGGACTTCTCACGACTCAAACCCACATCTAAGGAAATAAACACTGACGCAGGCACGTGTGCAAACAATGCTGAGCCATGA
- the napepld gene encoding N-acyl-phosphatidylethanolamine-hydrolyzing phospholipase D isoform X1 — METAFCRHVHLLLACRFKFSKYTKRLNAVCVLGFHWLQVSFIRCRTSRCGVDPMEKPSSSGRAVLEERKGLVEDSTVLRGAEGGEVEPQSPRKSSSSRSSRKSFRLDYRLEEDVTKSCRDKHGRWTNPWPTWRFPSYTTLLRFLVLDKNHSNVPSSKEALDSELPVMEPYFVQNPDLSDSGPGLRVTWLGHATVLVEMDGLNILTDPIFSQRASPFQFMGPKRYRGPPCTVEQLPRIDAVVISHSHYDHLDVGSVASLNARFGGELRWFVPLGLMDWLVKMGCENVMELDWWEENCVPGHDDVTFVCTPSQHWSKRTALDDNKSLWGSWSILGPDHRFFFAGDTGYCASFQEIGRRFGPFDLAAIPIGAYLPRDMMQGQHVDPEEAVEIHKDLQARQSVAIHWGTFALAYEYYLEPPVRLREALEQKGLKPESFFTLHHGESRLIASQQDVFD, encoded by the exons ATGGAAACAGCGTTTTGCAGGCATGTACATTTGTTGTTGGCGTGTAGGTTTAAGTTTAGTAAATACACCAAGCGACTGAATGCTGTTTGTGTGCTCGGCTTCCACTGGCTCCAGGTGTCCTTCATTAGGTGCAGGACTTCAAG GTGTGGTGTTGATCCCATGGAGAAGCCTTCATCTTCGGGCAGAGCAGTGCTGGAGGAGAGAAAAGGCCTGGTGGAG GACAGCACGGTGCTGAGAGGTGCTGAGGGGGGAGAGGTGGAACCTCAGTCTCCGAGGAAGAGCAGCTCCTCCCGCTCCTCCCGCAAGAGTTTCCGCTTGGACTACCGACTGGAG GAGGATGTGACAAAGTCCTGTCGGGACAAACATGGCCGCTGGACGAACCCCTGGCCTACATGGCGGTTCCCTTCCTACACCACCCTGCTCAGATTCCTGGTGCTGGATAAAAATCACAGCAATGTGCCATCTAGTAAAGAG GCTCTGGACAGCGAGCTCCCAGTGATGGAACCGTACTTTGTCCAGAACCCAGACCTCTCCGACTCTGGTCCAGGTCTGAGAGTCACCTGGCTTGGTCACGCCACAGTTCTGGTTGAAATGGATGGGCTGAATATTCTGACGGACCCAATTTTCAGCCAGAGGGCATCACCGTTCCAGTTCATGGGGCCCAAAAGGTACAGAGGGCCCCCCTGCACCGTGGAACAG TTGCCCAGGATCGATGCTGTAGTCATCAGTCACTCTCATTATGACCATCTGGATGTGGGATCTGTGGCCAGCCTTAATGCACGCTTTGGAGGGGAGCTACGCTG gTTCGTGCCCCTGGGTTTGATGGACTGGCTGGTGAAGATGGGCTGTGAGAACGTGATGGAGCTGGACTGGTGGGAGGAGAACTGCGTCCCGGgtcatgatgatgtcacatTTGTCTGCACGCCCTCTCAGCACTGGAGCAAACGCACCGCGCTTGACGATAACAAG TCTTTATGGGGCAGCTGGTCTATTTTGGGTCCGGATCATCGATTCTTCTTCGCTGGTGACACCGGCTACTGCGCTTCCTTCCAGGAGATTGGACGAAGATTCGGGCCGTTTGACCTCGCAGCAATCCCCATCGGAGCTTACCTGCCCAg GGATATGATGCAGGGGCAGCATGTAGATCCAGAAGAGGCTGTTGAGATTCACAAAGACCTTCAGGCCAGACAGTCTGTGGCCATCCACTGGGGAACCTTTGCTCTTGCCTATGAG TACTACCTGGAGCCGCCGGTCCGTCTCAGAGAGGCCCTGGAACAGAAAGGACTGAAGCCAGAGTCCTTTTTCACTCTGCATCACGGGGAGTCTCGCCTTATAGCTTCACAGCAAGACGTCTTTGACTGA
- the LOC131961066 gene encoding proline-rich protein 5-like isoform X2: MEREGSLRRSLHSKLRLGSGSSSSLTDLSQGRTSGGDKGGTTGGLPEECNRDKGTQQRRAGANATWNSIHNAVISVFQRKDLGENELYTLNEGVRQLLKTELGSFFTEYLQNQLLTKGMVILRDKIRFYEGQKLLDSLADTWDFFFCDVLSMLQAIFYPVQGKEPSVRQLALLHFRNIITLNLKLDEALSRPRARVPPSIIQMLLILQGVHESKGVTDDYLRLESLIQKVVSPYLGTHGLYSRDGSSNLHCSSCLLEKRLQRSWPSKPGSSPIAKNPVVRSKSYNVPMLTPVVEYDTDSSTGGGTGIRRHSVSEMTSCVEESSSLAESTTTATKNTSRSSTPSLANSSPVSTDSTALSDTVTGSQDQQPGDADSPAGPHRLQPQHPSPCILPEPSSGEDTHCTGSLVSDSPASSRVLAADTSSGPSPSSSLEIMMDHIPESLDSEPEHDGIFLDFSRLKPTSKEINTDAGTCANNAEP; encoded by the exons ATGGAGCGAGAGGGCTCGTTAAGGag GAGTCTCCATAGCAAGCTGAGGTTGGGCAGCGGCTCGTCCTCCAGTCTGACCGACCTCTCACAGGGGAGAACCTCAGGAGGAGACAAAGGAGGAACAACTGGAGGACTGCCAGAGGAGTGCAACAGGGACAAAGGGACCCAGCAGAGGAGGGCCGGGGCCAACGCCACCTGGAACAG caTCCACAACGCAGTGATATCAGTTTTCCAGAGGAAGGATCTGGGGGAAAATGAACTCTACACTCTGAATGAAGGTGTCAG ACAGCTGCTGAAGACGGAGCTGGGCTCCTTCTTTACTGAGTACCTTCAAAACCAGCTGCTCACTAAAGGCATGGTGATACTGAGAGACAAGATCCGCTTTTATGAAG GTCAGAAGTTGCTGGACTCCCTGGCCGACACATGGGACTTCTTCTTCTGTGATGTTCTGTCCATGCTGCAGGCCATCTTCTACCCTGTAcag GGAAAGGAGCCATCAGTGCGTCAGTTGGCTCTCCTCCACTTCAGGAACATCATCACCCTCAACCTGAAACTGGACGAGGCTCTGTCTCGACCACGAGCCAGAGTTCCTCCTTCTATCATACAGATGCTGCTAATACTGCAG GGAGTCCATGAATCTAAAGGCGTAACAGACGACTACCTTCGTCTGGAGTCTCTCATCCAGAAGGTGGTCTCTCCCTACCTCGGGACTCATGGGTTATATTCCAGAGATGGATCTTCCAATTTGCACTGCTCCTCCTGCCTActag aaaaGCGTCTGCAGCGCTCCTGGCCCTCCAAACCAGGCAGCTCTCCCATCGCCAAGAACCCAGTGGTCCGCTCTAAGAGCTACAACGTTCCCATGCTGACCCCCGTGGTGGAGTATGACACAGACTCCTCCACAGGAGGTGGCACAGGTATCAGACGACACTCCGTCTCTGAGATGACTTCCTGTGTGGAAGAGAGCAGCTCTTTGGCTGAATCCACAACCACTGCCACAAAAAACACCAGCAGGTCCAGCACACCCAGCCTCGCCAACAGCTCTCCAGTTTCCACAGACTCTACTGCACTTTCAG ACACTGTGACCGGCAGCCAGGACCAGCAACCTGGAGATGCCGACAGTCCGGCAGGACCTCACCGTCTCCAGCCGCAGCATCCCTCCCCCTGCATCCTCCCCGAGCCGTCCTCAGGTGAGGACACGCACTGCACAGGCTCACTGGTGTCAGACTCCCCCGCATCCTCCAGAGTGCTGGCTGCAGACACCAGCTCTGGTCCCAGTCCTTCGTCCAGTCTGGAGATCATGATGGATCACATCCCGGAGTCTTTGGACTCTGAACCGGAACACGACGGCATCTTTCTGGACTTCTCACGACTCAAACCCACATCTAAGGAAATAAACACTGACGCAGGCACGTGTGCAAACAATGCTGAGCCATGA
- the napepld gene encoding N-acyl-phosphatidylethanolamine-hydrolyzing phospholipase D isoform X2 — MEKPSSSGRAVLEERKGLVEDSTVLRGAEGGEVEPQSPRKSSSSRSSRKSFRLDYRLEEDVTKSCRDKHGRWTNPWPTWRFPSYTTLLRFLVLDKNHSNVPSSKEALDSELPVMEPYFVQNPDLSDSGPGLRVTWLGHATVLVEMDGLNILTDPIFSQRASPFQFMGPKRYRGPPCTVEQLPRIDAVVISHSHYDHLDVGSVASLNARFGGELRWFVPLGLMDWLVKMGCENVMELDWWEENCVPGHDDVTFVCTPSQHWSKRTALDDNKSLWGSWSILGPDHRFFFAGDTGYCASFQEIGRRFGPFDLAAIPIGAYLPRDMMQGQHVDPEEAVEIHKDLQARQSVAIHWGTFALAYEYYLEPPVRLREALEQKGLKPESFFTLHHGESRLIASQQDVFD, encoded by the exons ATGGAGAAGCCTTCATCTTCGGGCAGAGCAGTGCTGGAGGAGAGAAAAGGCCTGGTGGAG GACAGCACGGTGCTGAGAGGTGCTGAGGGGGGAGAGGTGGAACCTCAGTCTCCGAGGAAGAGCAGCTCCTCCCGCTCCTCCCGCAAGAGTTTCCGCTTGGACTACCGACTGGAG GAGGATGTGACAAAGTCCTGTCGGGACAAACATGGCCGCTGGACGAACCCCTGGCCTACATGGCGGTTCCCTTCCTACACCACCCTGCTCAGATTCCTGGTGCTGGATAAAAATCACAGCAATGTGCCATCTAGTAAAGAG GCTCTGGACAGCGAGCTCCCAGTGATGGAACCGTACTTTGTCCAGAACCCAGACCTCTCCGACTCTGGTCCAGGTCTGAGAGTCACCTGGCTTGGTCACGCCACAGTTCTGGTTGAAATGGATGGGCTGAATATTCTGACGGACCCAATTTTCAGCCAGAGGGCATCACCGTTCCAGTTCATGGGGCCCAAAAGGTACAGAGGGCCCCCCTGCACCGTGGAACAG TTGCCCAGGATCGATGCTGTAGTCATCAGTCACTCTCATTATGACCATCTGGATGTGGGATCTGTGGCCAGCCTTAATGCACGCTTTGGAGGGGAGCTACGCTG gTTCGTGCCCCTGGGTTTGATGGACTGGCTGGTGAAGATGGGCTGTGAGAACGTGATGGAGCTGGACTGGTGGGAGGAGAACTGCGTCCCGGgtcatgatgatgtcacatTTGTCTGCACGCCCTCTCAGCACTGGAGCAAACGCACCGCGCTTGACGATAACAAG TCTTTATGGGGCAGCTGGTCTATTTTGGGTCCGGATCATCGATTCTTCTTCGCTGGTGACACCGGCTACTGCGCTTCCTTCCAGGAGATTGGACGAAGATTCGGGCCGTTTGACCTCGCAGCAATCCCCATCGGAGCTTACCTGCCCAg GGATATGATGCAGGGGCAGCATGTAGATCCAGAAGAGGCTGTTGAGATTCACAAAGACCTTCAGGCCAGACAGTCTGTGGCCATCCACTGGGGAACCTTTGCTCTTGCCTATGAG TACTACCTGGAGCCGCCGGTCCGTCTCAGAGAGGCCCTGGAACAGAAAGGACTGAAGCCAGAGTCCTTTTTCACTCTGCATCACGGGGAGTCTCGCCTTATAGCTTCACAGCAAGACGTCTTTGACTGA
- the LOC131961066 gene encoding proline-rich protein 5-like isoform X3, which yields MEREGSLRSLHSKLRLGSGSSSSLTDLSQGRTSGGDKGGTTGGLPEECNRDKGTQQRRAGANATWNSIHNAVISVFQRKDLGENELYTLNEGVRQLLKTELGSFFTEYLQNQLLTKGMVILRDKIRFYEGQKLLDSLADTWDFFFCDVLSMLQAIFYPVQGKEPSVRQLALLHFRNIITLNLKLDEALSRPRARVPPSIIQMLLILQGVHESKGVTDDYLRLESLIQKVVSPYLGTHGLYSRDGSSNLHCSSCLLEKRLQRSWPSKPGSSPIAKNPVVRSKSYNVPMLTPVVEYDTDSSTGGGTGIRRHSVSEMTSCVEESSSLAESTTTATKNTSRSSTPSLANSSPVSTDSTALSDTVTGSQDQQPGDADSPAGPHRLQPQHPSPCILPEPSSGEDTHCTGSLVSDSPASSRVLAADTSSGPSPSSSLEIMMDHIPESLDSEPEHDGIFLDFSRLKPTSKEINTDAGTCANNAEP from the exons ATGGAGCGAGAGGGCTCGTTAAGGag TCTCCATAGCAAGCTGAGGTTGGGCAGCGGCTCGTCCTCCAGTCTGACCGACCTCTCACAGGGGAGAACCTCAGGAGGAGACAAAGGAGGAACAACTGGAGGACTGCCAGAGGAGTGCAACAGGGACAAAGGGACCCAGCAGAGGAGGGCCGGGGCCAACGCCACCTGGAACAG caTCCACAACGCAGTGATATCAGTTTTCCAGAGGAAGGATCTGGGGGAAAATGAACTCTACACTCTGAATGAAGGTGTCAG ACAGCTGCTGAAGACGGAGCTGGGCTCCTTCTTTACTGAGTACCTTCAAAACCAGCTGCTCACTAAAGGCATGGTGATACTGAGAGACAAGATCCGCTTTTATGAAG GTCAGAAGTTGCTGGACTCCCTGGCCGACACATGGGACTTCTTCTTCTGTGATGTTCTGTCCATGCTGCAGGCCATCTTCTACCCTGTAcag GGAAAGGAGCCATCAGTGCGTCAGTTGGCTCTCCTCCACTTCAGGAACATCATCACCCTCAACCTGAAACTGGACGAGGCTCTGTCTCGACCACGAGCCAGAGTTCCTCCTTCTATCATACAGATGCTGCTAATACTGCAG GGAGTCCATGAATCTAAAGGCGTAACAGACGACTACCTTCGTCTGGAGTCTCTCATCCAGAAGGTGGTCTCTCCCTACCTCGGGACTCATGGGTTATATTCCAGAGATGGATCTTCCAATTTGCACTGCTCCTCCTGCCTActag aaaaGCGTCTGCAGCGCTCCTGGCCCTCCAAACCAGGCAGCTCTCCCATCGCCAAGAACCCAGTGGTCCGCTCTAAGAGCTACAACGTTCCCATGCTGACCCCCGTGGTGGAGTATGACACAGACTCCTCCACAGGAGGTGGCACAGGTATCAGACGACACTCCGTCTCTGAGATGACTTCCTGTGTGGAAGAGAGCAGCTCTTTGGCTGAATCCACAACCACTGCCACAAAAAACACCAGCAGGTCCAGCACACCCAGCCTCGCCAACAGCTCTCCAGTTTCCACAGACTCTACTGCACTTTCAG ACACTGTGACCGGCAGCCAGGACCAGCAACCTGGAGATGCCGACAGTCCGGCAGGACCTCACCGTCTCCAGCCGCAGCATCCCTCCCCCTGCATCCTCCCCGAGCCGTCCTCAGGTGAGGACACGCACTGCACAGGCTCACTGGTGTCAGACTCCCCCGCATCCTCCAGAGTGCTGGCTGCAGACACCAGCTCTGGTCCCAGTCCTTCGTCCAGTCTGGAGATCATGATGGATCACATCCCGGAGTCTTTGGACTCTGAACCGGAACACGACGGCATCTTTCTGGACTTCTCACGACTCAAACCCACATCTAAGGAAATAAACACTGACGCAGGCACGTGTGCAAACAATGCTGAGCCATGA